The following proteins are co-located in the Aggregatibacter aphrophilus ATCC 33389 genome:
- a CDS encoding pyrimidine dimer DNA glycosylase/endonuclease V, with protein sequence MTRINLVPPSELCDQHLLAEHRELTRIPNAVAKGKFHLKGQPTEYKLGEGHVRFFFNKMAFLKKRYGALHAECRVRGFNVTYIWPQELSTDPALWLDYIPTEQALATNRQRIEERMPAKARFTERKILLEKDS encoded by the coding sequence ATGACCCGAATTAATCTTGTCCCGCCGAGTGAATTGTGCGATCAACATTTGCTTGCCGAACACCGCGAACTTACCCGTATTCCCAACGCTGTTGCCAAAGGGAAATTTCACCTAAAAGGCCAACCGACGGAATATAAACTGGGTGAAGGTCATGTGCGGTTTTTCTTTAATAAAATGGCCTTCTTGAAAAAACGTTATGGTGCACTCCATGCCGAATGCAGAGTGCGTGGTTTCAACGTGACATATATTTGGCCGCAAGAACTCAGCACCGATCCCGCATTATGGCTAGATTACATCCCCACCGAACAAGCCCTAGCCACTAACCGTCAACGGATTGAAGAAAGAATGCCGGCAAAGGCCAGATTCACAGAAAGGAAAATTCTCTTGGAAAAGGATTCATAA
- a CDS encoding patatin-like phospholipase family protein: MKPCFLFNTLWLVCYIIWLSACNLVTYQPTETISQIEPQTGYRLSTAMEQALQKENLLIVTFSGGGSRAASLGYGVLEQFKNTPVRPTEKGDTLLDNIDVVYGVSGGAVLAGYFSLEGRDVIPKFNERFLNKNLQKELITQVFSLSNVPRLTSSQFGRSDLLQEQLNLTLYKNKKFADLATQRKGPFAVISATDMTAGQKVNFTQDFFDMLCLNLNDLQIARAVAASSAVPLIFSPITLNNHGGNCHFYHPLHMTSQYQLSTLAQQNLMAMKAYVTRYQDTQSHPYLHLVDGGLTDNLGLAGLLDISNVMQLEELYAMLEQSQLRNIVVVNVNAQNEITTEMDKSADIPGITDVVNTVIRVPINKTSESTLQYSQKFTEQWNAYAKRHKGRKIQIYFVNLSLKQLPDGKLKNEVLNIGTSFYLPTSDVEKLRAAAKILLDQSTEYQAALKVFQEK, from the coding sequence ATGAAACCTTGTTTCCTTTTTAATACTCTATGGCTTGTCTGCTACATTATATGGCTGTCAGCTTGTAATCTGGTGACCTATCAACCTACTGAAACCATTAGCCAAATTGAACCGCAAACAGGTTATCGTTTAAGTACCGCCATGGAGCAAGCGTTACAAAAAGAAAATTTGCTGATTGTGACTTTTTCCGGCGGCGGATCACGCGCGGCTTCATTAGGGTATGGGGTGCTGGAACAGTTTAAAAACACACCGGTTCGGCCAACGGAAAAAGGCGATACGTTGCTAGATAATATTGATGTGGTGTATGGCGTGTCCGGCGGGGCTGTGCTAGCTGGTTATTTTTCTTTGGAAGGGCGGGATGTTATTCCCAAATTTAATGAGCGTTTTTTAAACAAGAACCTTCAGAAGGAATTGATTACGCAAGTCTTTTCTCTTTCTAATGTACCCCGTTTAACCTCCTCGCAATTCGGGCGCAGTGATTTGTTGCAGGAACAGCTTAATCTGACGTTATATAAAAACAAAAAATTTGCCGATTTGGCAACTCAACGTAAAGGCCCTTTTGCGGTAATCAGCGCAACAGATATGACGGCAGGGCAGAAAGTGAACTTTACGCAAGATTTTTTCGATATGCTGTGCCTGAATTTAAACGATTTACAAATTGCTCGAGCCGTGGCCGCATCAAGTGCGGTGCCTTTGATTTTCTCACCAATCACGCTAAATAATCATGGCGGAAATTGTCATTTTTATCACCCCTTGCACATGACATCGCAATATCAGCTTAGCACGTTAGCGCAGCAAAATTTGATGGCGATGAAGGCATACGTGACCCGCTATCAAGACACGCAATCACACCCTTATTTACATTTGGTGGACGGTGGTTTGACGGACAATTTAGGTCTGGCCGGCTTGTTAGATATATCCAATGTGATGCAGTTAGAAGAACTTTATGCCATGTTAGAGCAAAGCCAATTACGCAACATTGTGGTGGTTAATGTGAATGCACAAAATGAAATCACCACGGAAATGGATAAATCGGCGGACATTCCCGGCATTACTGATGTGGTGAATACGGTCATTCGTGTGCCGATTAATAAAACCAGTGAATCGACCTTGCAATACTCGCAGAAATTTACCGAACAATGGAATGCATACGCCAAGCGACATAAGGGCAGGAAAATTCAGATTTATTTTGTGAATTTGAGTTTGAAGCAGTTGCCTGACGGCAAGCTGAAAAATGAGGTGCTAAATATCGGCACATCCTTCTATTTGCCGACCTCCGATGTTGAAAAATTGCGTGCCGCCGCCAAGATTTTGTTGGATCAATCAACAGAATATCAGGCGGCGCTGAAGGTGTTTCAGGAAAAATAG
- the deoC gene encoding deoxyribose-phosphate aldolase produces MNAKQIAHYIDHTALTAEKTDADILKLCDEAIEHQFFSVCINSCHIPLAKQKLAGSNVKICTVVGFPLGANLSSIKAFETQEAIAAGANEIDMVINVGWIKSNKWSAVKEDIQTVLNACNGTPLKVILETCLLTKEEIVQACEICKALKVAFVKTSTGFNKGGATVEDVALMKHTVGDIGVKASGGIRDTQTAIAMIKAGATRIGASAGIAIIHGVQDSNSTY; encoded by the coding sequence ATGAACGCAAAACAAATCGCCCATTATATTGATCACACCGCACTCACCGCTGAAAAAACCGATGCGGATATTCTAAAACTCTGTGATGAAGCCATTGAACATCAATTCTTTTCCGTTTGTATTAATTCTTGTCATATTCCTTTGGCAAAACAAAAACTTGCCGGCTCCAATGTAAAAATCTGCACCGTCGTCGGCTTTCCGTTAGGGGCTAATTTAAGTTCGATCAAAGCCTTTGAAACCCAAGAAGCCATTGCCGCCGGCGCCAATGAAATCGACATGGTCATCAATGTTGGTTGGATAAAATCTAACAAATGGTCGGCGGTAAAAGAAGATATTCAAACAGTTTTAAATGCCTGCAACGGCACGCCATTAAAAGTCATTTTAGAAACCTGTTTGCTCACCAAAGAGGAGATCGTACAAGCCTGCGAAATCTGTAAAGCCTTGAAGGTGGCTTTTGTGAAAACGTCGACTGGGTTTAACAAAGGCGGTGCAACAGTGGAAGATGTAGCATTAATGAAACACACCGTAGGTGACATTGGCGTGAAGGCTTCCGGCGGTATCCGAGATACGCAAACTGCCATTGCTATGATTAAAGCCGGTGCTACCCGTATTGGTGCCAGTGCCGGTATTGCGATTATTCACGGCGTGCAGGACAGCAATAGCACTTATTAA
- the deoR gene encoding DNA-binding transcriptional repressor DeoR: MVKKQHSRVQKLEFLLKQMDKIHLRDAAEMLDVSEMTLRRDLSNDGSNVVLLGGYIVMNPQKSGNNYQIFDQQTRHVTEKMRVGKLAASLVKDGDVVFFDCGSTIPFIISQIDPSIKFTALCCSINSFMALQDKPYCDVILCGGHYSRHNSFFASIRLNNELDAICTTKAFISAAGVDIKQGVTCFSLEEVKVKQKAMAKTQQTILVFDHHKVHKTQQGYIGDLTQFDLLISNQPLPSAFGDVPQLQIK; encoded by the coding sequence ATGGTTAAAAAACAACATTCACGGGTACAAAAGCTAGAATTCTTATTAAAGCAGATGGATAAAATTCATTTGCGTGACGCAGCGGAAATGTTGGATGTGTCGGAGATGACTTTGCGCCGTGATTTAAGCAATGATGGTAGCAACGTGGTGTTATTAGGCGGTTATATTGTGATGAACCCGCAAAAAAGCGGCAACAATTATCAAATCTTCGATCAGCAAACACGCCATGTCACGGAAAAAATGCGGGTGGGCAAGCTGGCAGCCTCGTTGGTAAAAGACGGTGACGTGGTATTTTTCGACTGCGGCTCCACCATCCCTTTTATTATTTCGCAGATTGATCCGTCCATAAAATTCACCGCACTTTGCTGTAGCATCAACAGCTTCATGGCATTGCAAGACAAACCCTACTGCGATGTCATTTTGTGCGGCGGACATTATTCACGACATAACTCCTTCTTCGCCTCCATACGGCTTAACAATGAACTGGACGCCATTTGTACCACCAAAGCCTTTATTTCTGCCGCCGGCGTGGACATTAAACAAGGCGTCACTTGTTTTAGTTTGGAAGAAGTGAAAGTGAAACAAAAAGCCATGGCAAAAACTCAACAGACGATTTTGGTTTTTGATCACCACAAAGTGCATAAAACCCAACAAGGTTACATTGGCGATCTAACACAGTTTGATTTACTGATCTCCAACCAACCGCTCCCCTCCGCCTTCGGCGATGTCCCACAACTACAAATAAAATAA
- the purT gene encoding formate-dependent phosphoribosylglycinamide formyltransferase has product MTTIGTPLTAKAVKVMMLGAGELGKEVVIELQRLGVEVIAVDRYENAPAQQVAHRAYTISMLDGEALRALVEQERPDYIVPEVEAIATDTLVALEQEGFTVIPTAKATKLTMNREGIRRLAAEELGLPTSPYQFVDNFADFKSAVEKIGVPCVVKPIMSSSGHGQSVIRSLDQIQRAWDYAQQGGRAGAGRVIVEGFVKFDYEITLLTVRHINGTSFLALVGHIQEDGDYRESWQPQAMSEVALQKAQNIAEKITGALGGRGIFGVEMFIRGDDVIFNEVSPRPHDTGMVTMISQELSQFALHARAILGLPIPTIDFISPSASKAIVVEGKSNQVQFANLDNVLAEPQTNLRIFGKGEVNGHRRLGVLLARDVSTEKALEKVRRAYEKLEVIL; this is encoded by the coding sequence ATGACCACTATCGGCACACCATTAACCGCCAAAGCGGTAAAAGTCATGATGCTTGGTGCTGGCGAGTTAGGCAAAGAAGTTGTGATTGAATTACAACGCCTGGGCGTTGAAGTTATTGCGGTAGATCGTTACGAAAACGCACCCGCACAACAGGTGGCACATCGCGCTTATACCATTTCCATGTTGGATGGTGAAGCCCTACGCGCCTTAGTGGAGCAAGAGCGTCCCGATTATATCGTACCGGAAGTGGAAGCTATCGCCACCGACACGTTGGTTGCGCTGGAACAAGAAGGCTTCACGGTGATTCCTACCGCCAAAGCAACCAAGCTCACTATGAATCGTGAAGGCATTCGTCGCTTGGCGGCCGAAGAGTTAGGCTTGCCAACATCGCCTTATCAATTCGTCGACAACTTTGCCGACTTCAAAAGTGCGGTGGAAAAAATTGGCGTTCCTTGTGTTGTCAAACCGATTATGTCCTCTTCCGGCCATGGACAAAGCGTTATTCGTTCGTTAGATCAAATCCAACGCGCCTGGGATTATGCCCAACAAGGCGGACGCGCCGGCGCGGGACGGGTTATCGTAGAAGGTTTTGTTAAATTCGATTACGAAATTACCTTATTAACCGTCCGCCATATCAACGGTACCTCCTTTCTGGCACTGGTGGGACACATTCAAGAAGACGGTGACTACCGCGAATCTTGGCAGCCTCAAGCCATGTCAGAAGTCGCATTGCAAAAAGCGCAAAACATTGCGGAGAAAATCACCGGCGCCCTTGGCGGACGTGGCATTTTCGGCGTAGAAATGTTTATTCGTGGTGATGACGTCATTTTCAACGAAGTTTCCCCGCGCCCACACGACACCGGCATGGTCACAATGATTTCACAAGAGCTCTCTCAGTTTGCATTACACGCCCGTGCAATTCTTGGTTTGCCAATTCCAACAATTGATTTCATCAGCCCCTCTGCATCTAAGGCCATTGTCGTAGAAGGCAAATCCAACCAAGTGCAATTTGCCAATTTAGACAATGTGTTGGCCGAACCGCAAACCAACCTGCGTATTTTCGGTAAAGGCGAAGTGAACGGACATCGTCGTCTAGGTGTGCTATTAGCACGTGACGTCAGTACGGAAAAAGCCTTGGAAAAAGTCCGTCGTGCTTATGAAAAATTAGAGGTTATTTTGTAA